A section of the Hevea brasiliensis isolate MT/VB/25A 57/8 chromosome 17, ASM3005281v1, whole genome shotgun sequence genome encodes:
- the LOC110639748 gene encoding putative UPF0481 protein At3g02645, translating to MEEHKTRHLNDFLEWSDIGLEDYIELVKDCEIRLRNFYSEIIGLTCNDFVKMILIDSAFIIMVLMKHSLKEFRGEKNPILVKRRMIGDGHEQLSMILLTHKFFSDTFGSWVAKHILEKHDFSKIEHMVDFLRLCQQPPKLKNRKKLKKLTMPSVAELHRAGVLFELGSGKKLLNIKFQQAILEIPSLQIDNNTGILLRNMQAFEQCLWNHHICVSDNIALVSMLAKGPKDVEILARNGIIDNWLVKSEGVSTLFQKLAQENLLFHDDFYFSALVEDLNAYCKNPWNKWKATLKQDYFNTPWTIISVIAAGILLMLTIVQSVCSTLQLVL from the exons ATGGAAGAGCATAAAACAAGGCATTTGAATGATTTTCTTGAATGGAGTGACATAGGTTTGGAGGATTATATTGAACTTGTTAAAGATTGCGAGATCAGATTGCGTAATTTTTATTCAGAAATAATTGGACTTACCTGCAATGACTTTGTGAAAATGATATTAATAGATTCTGCCTTCATTATTATGGTCTTAATGAAACACAGTCTGAAAGAATTTCGAGGTGAGAAGAATCCTATATTAGTTAAACGAAGGATGATAGGAGAT GGTCATGAACAACTTTCCATGATTTTGCTTACCCACAAGTTCTTTTCTGATACATTTGGCTCATGGGTTGCAAAGCACATCTTGGAAAAACATGATTTCTCCAAAATAGAGCATATGGTAGATTTTCTAAGACTTTGTCAACAACCTCCAAAGTTGAAGAACAGAAAGAAACTCAAGAAGCTAACAATGCCTAGTGTGGCAGAGCTCCATCGAGCTGGTGTTCTATTTGAGTTAGGTTCAGGCAAAAAATTGCTCAATATAAAATTCCAACAGGCCATTTTGGAAATTCCATCGCTGCAAATTGATAACAATACAGGGATATTACTGAGAAATATGCAGGCATTTGAGCAATGCCTTTGGAACCATCATATCTGTGTAAGCGACAACATTGCCCTGGTCTCTATGCTTGCCAAGGGACCCAAGGATGTGGAAATACTGGCTAGAAATGGAATCATAGATAATTGGCTAGTGAAGAGCGAAGGAGTGTCGACCCTTTTTCAAAAACTTGCACAGGAGAATCTTCTATTTCATGATGATTTCTACTTTTCTGCTCTTGTTGAAGATTTGAACGCATATTGCAAAAACCCTTGGAACAAATGGAAGGCAACCTTGAAACAGGATTATTTCAATACTCCATGGACCATTATCTCTGTGATTGCAGCTGGTATTCTCTTGATGCTTACAATCGTGCAATCTGTGTGTTCTACCCTTCAACTAGTACTATAG